catcgtgCGGGCACCCTTCTAGTATACATAAATGAACAACAAATAATACACAACTCAATCTGGAGCCGAGTTCGGGCTTGGAAAATTATTAACGAGTTGAGCGACTCTTAATTAGACGAGCTTGGGCCTAAACAAGACCCGCAAATTAAACAATGGTACAAAATGACAACAAACCATACAGTTCTTTCATATTGAACTTAAAGATATGtttgacttcaaaagtcaagGATAATGTTTTTGGgatcaaacaaacaaaaattaTCATATATAACTGGCATTTGAAACAATTCTTTTCCCCATAATATATTTGAACAAAATCAAGATCAAAACAACCCTGGCAAACCAAATTATCATATAAACAACAGtcttgattcttgaatcttgAATACGGTCAAAGTCAAATTGGGTCAATGTCAAATCGAGGCTTGAACGAAAACGTTACTCACAGCTTTATAAATTTGAAACAATACGTACCCAAAAGAAACCATCCAACAAGAACAAATGCAAAGAATGccaaaaaagtaagaaaatgaaCACCTCCAAAAGTGATTCCCGCAAACAATATGATCACAAACGGGGCATAAGCTTGAATCATGGATGCCGTTCTTACCCATCGTCCTTTCAGCAGAATCAATGCTGCGATATTAACCACGTTCCAACCACCCCCCTCAAACTCCATCCGGTTCAGATTATTAGCCACAAACGAGTGACAATTGCAAGTCAAAATGTTATACGTTCGGTGTTGATATTCTTGTGTACTCTTTCTCAACGCAGAATCCCACGTGCTtaagttctggttctggttctggttttggtTTCTTCCGGATTCTACAAGATTGTATTCTTCTTCATTTTTGTTCATGGAGAACtgtaaacgaacacaaacaaacaaacaaacacatatTGAAGGTATAATGTGAAACGTCTTCAAAACCGTTGAGTAACGAAAGAAAGTACCTTTTCTTTGTTTATTTGGACGTAACGAGCCACGGATCCAAAAGTGAAGTTATCAACACACACGAAATTTGGTCCTGCAAAGTCAAGGATAACTCCGTCCTCTCGGGCTATACCAATATGACCGACAAAAGGAAGGAGCCATGAAACAACAGGAAGTGGGGTCCATACAATGCAGCATGGAAAACGAGCTCTCGACGGGTCAATTTGCATGTTAAGCGGTGGAATGTTTTGTTCAATCATCATTGTGTGGTCATGTTTTGTATCTGATTCCATTGCAGGATCTGCACACAATTAACAATCTAAATATTAAAGAGATTCAGACGGtgatgtttgtgttcgttcatttaacgcTAACCGTACATGAACATGAACAATTAAACACATAGATCATGTTTGTTCGTTAAGAAAATgaacatgttcgtgttcgttaacattctaaacgaacagttcatgaataCAAATGAACATATAATATAAGTTAACTTTTGTATACATATTGAACTTTTGTATTAATTAATGTTTAAACGAAAgttcacaaacataaatgaacgaatgaaccatgttttcatgtttgttcatttatcaaataaatgaacataaacgaacctCCAACCGAACAGTTCGCTGaatgttcggttcatttacaCGCCTATCTATCTAATTTGTGGTTCTCAATCTCACTTAAATTGATGAAAAAAAGCATTCTAATCACTTATATCAACATTACCAGTTGTATTATCCGTAAGACCGTAACAACATCAAAAACTGCCCTAATTTTATACTTTACTAATCAATGAAATACAATTTGTTCGATTCCAAATCACCGCTTACAAAACATTTGACATACAAACCAAACATTCGCAGATTTTACTGAAATTTGCAATTGAacagatataacatgaagaaACATATTGAATTTGAGATCTGATGATATGAAACATGAAGAAATGATTTATGTGAGTACCTTTGTTTGTTAGGCTCTGCAAACCCTAGAACGGAAGTTATGAAGATGCCCAAATCCAGGAATTGAGGTACGTTAAAAAGTCAAGATCATGCTTTGACAAAGTAATCTATACATATATAACATCATTCCTTTCCTTTTGGTAATGTTTGTTATTAAATTCCAACCCCACATTTACTGCAATGTAAAGTGTACTTTTCATATACAGTGATAATGTGATTGGACGTAAAGTGTCAAAAATCACGTCTTTGCTTGATACATCGCCTCATGAGCGTGATCTTTAGAAAATTGTTAGACCGTGTGTAATGGGGCGTTTTccataaaaaaatttcaaaaataacgcCCTATAACGCCCCATAACCCACTACACCAGGCGTTATAAGGCGTTTTAATTCAAAAAATTTGTTCCCGGCGTTTAAATTAAAACGCTCCTCAACCATTTGACCAACCAATCAACGGCTAGTCCTCCAACggctagttgatttatttatttttttttaaatattaactatatatatatatataaacaatcaaaactcatccattttcaacAAAAACAATTTCAAAACCTCTCTAAAAAATcccacattttataaaaaaacttgatggattctcctagttcttcatccatgataaatttttactacaacgagttttttgcggatggcgatggttcgaccgatgaggagcttgagcaagaggcggttacgagtgcatgtcAACTAGCGGTTCGATATGTCAACCATTCTCGTCGGCCCGAAGCCCCAAAAAGTAAAAGAGGCTATGTTGAACGAGACCGACGCGCGGCACacgagcgtttgatgaaagactattttgacGAGGCGCCGACATTTTCAAACGAAGTTTTTAGGCGTCGTTTCCGGATGAGTAAACGGTTGTTTCTACGCATAGTCAACGACTTGGAAGCCAACTACGATTACTTTAAACAAAAACCGGATGCGAGAGAGGAACTTGGATTCACCGGTATCCAAAAGTGTACGTCGGCATTACGAATCCTTGCTTATGGTAACACtaccgacatcaacgacgagtatctaAAAATGGCGGAGAAAACAACACGAGATAGCTTGGAACATTTTTGTCGCGGTACAATTCTTATactttagttttatttttttttaaacgacgCGTAtgcttagaattttttttttttttttgaatcttatgtttgtctatattttttttataaaggtataatTGATGTGTACGGTGCGCGTTATCTTAGAACGCCTACATGGGAGGACCTTCAAAAGATCTACGAGGTACATAATGCCGAGCATGGTTTGCCTGGTATGATCGGGAGCATAGATTGCATGCATTGGCGTTGGGATAACTGCCCGACTGCATGGCGAGGCCAACACACACGTGGTGACCAAAAAGGACCCACTATTATTCTTCAGGCGGTTGCTTCacaggacctttgggtttggtcggcttactttggcgtggtcgggtcatgcaatgatatcaatgtttttgaacaatcgccgttgttagaggagtggatttctggcaaagctccaaaagcgtcgttttacgcaaatggaaactactacccccatggatattatttgagcgacggaatttatcctaggtattcgattTTTGTGAAGACGTTTAGTGATCCTATTGACGAGAAAAGAGCAtactttaaaaaggttcaagagtcttcacgaaaagacattgagagatgctttggggttcttaaacaacgctggcaatacttgagaaatccttgtcatgcatggagcaagcaaaaaatgagagatgctatgtacgcttgtataatcatgcacaacatgattttggaagacgaaggaaaggcgatatgCCAGAATTATGTGCCAGAAGCCGTTCACCAGGAGCATCCGCAGGcgtcaatggaagaaagagtgagtaacgcgcgagagttgcgttacgaaccgtaccattcccagttaatggttgatttggtACACCACGCATGGTCGGTTCGTTACGTACCACCTAAGGGAGAGGAAGAAACGGAGGACGAGGAAGACGAAGTTGGCGAGGGTGACGAAAGCGAAGAcgaaaactagtttttttttttctagtattgtattttttttttctgttttttttttattttcggttttttttcagtttttttttaattttttttcatgtaatgtaattttatttttaaattaatgaagtttttttatgttttaaatttaaaaaaataattgggaaatgattgtaaaatgattgaatggggcattatggggcattataccactacaccactttttctataatgcccccatgctgactaggacgccacatggcgcaaaacgccccatggtgggggcattatagtgtataaccactacacatggtcttattgGCGTGATTGT
This is a stretch of genomic DNA from Helianthus annuus cultivar XRQ/B chromosome 16, HanXRQr2.0-SUNRISE, whole genome shotgun sequence. It encodes these proteins:
- the LOC110920353 gene encoding uncharacterized protein LOC110920353; protein product: MSKRLFLRIVNDLEANYDYFKQKPDAREELGFTGIQKCTSALRILAYGNTTDINDEYLKMAEKTTRDSLEHFCRGIIDVYGARYLRTPTWEDLQKIYEVHNAEHGLPGMIGSIDCMHWRWDNCPTAWRGQHTRGDQKGPTIILQAVASQDLWVWSAYFGVVGSCNDINVFEQSPLLEEWISGKAPKASFYANGNYYPHGYYLSDGIYPRYSIFVKTFSDPIDEKRAYFKKVQERRKGDMPELCARSRSPGASAGVNGRKSE
- the LOC110915372 gene encoding protein RTE1-HOMOLOG codes for the protein MESDTKHDHTMMIEQNIPPLNMQIDPSRARFPCCIVWTPLPVVSWLLPFVGHIGIAREDGVILDFAGPNFVCVDNFTFGSVARYVQINKEKFSMNKNEEEYNLVESGRNQNQNQNQNLSTWDSALRKSTQEYQHRTYNILTCNCHSFVANNLNRMEFEGGGWNVVNIAALILLKGRWVRTASMIQAYAPFVIILFAGITFGGVHFLTFLAFFAFVLVGWFLLGTYCFKFIKL